A region of Ammospiza nelsoni isolate bAmmNel1 chromosome 8, bAmmNel1.pri, whole genome shotgun sequence DNA encodes the following proteins:
- the LOC132076535 gene encoding C-type lectin domain family 2 member D-like: protein MRGTMRRQRSHSCHRPPEPPHGRHQQRPLTVSLSGCHQRSCKAVPEAELPKDLPAVLMSREQGAVYSTQRDTGREQEESELCSISGAVKDPLKNRSATGNRLRRFLGEWFRCHPVGTAVLILLLLVLVLALGAALAVQPAPHVPVTPVTPLLVLGCPRGWVGYNGVCYYFSLDYSTWEQGQERCSELNASLAIAKDEEAMDLLFRLRGNGDFWLGLRRRGERLHWGDGSSYSSRVPVLGNSDCVYLADRRFRSDNCSHERPYVCSKAQAPL, encoded by the exons ATGCGGGGCACAATG CGGCGACagcgcagccacagctgccaccgcCCTCCTGAGCCCCCGCACGGCCGGCACCAGCAGCGACCTCTCACCGTGTCCCTTTCAGGGTGCCATCAGCGCAGCTGCAAAGCTGTTCCCGAGGCCGAGCTCCCAAAGGATCTGCCAGCAGTCCTGATGTCTCGAGAGCAAGGTGCCGTTTATTCCACGCAGAGAGATACTGGCCGTGAGCAGGAGGAGAGTGAACTCTGCTCCATTTCTGGAGCTGTGAAGGATCCCCTGAAGAACAGATCAGCAACAGGGAATAGACTCAGAAGATTCCTGG gtgaatGGTTCAGATGCCATCCCGTGGGCACGGCGGTgctgattctgctgctcctggtgctggtgctggctttgggggcGGCCTTGGCAGTGCAGCCAG caccacatgTTCCAGTCACACCTGTGACACCGCTGTTGGTTCTGGGCTGTCCCCGTGGCTGGGTGGGCTACAATGGGGTCTGCTACTACTTCTCACTGGATTACAGCACGTGGGAGCAGGGTCAGGAACGGTGCTCCGAGCTCAATGCCTCCCTGGCCATTGCCAAGGATGAGGAGGCCAtg gatttgctcttCCGCCTCCGCGGGAACGGCGATTTCTGGCTCGGGCTGCGCAGACGGGGCGAGCGCCTGCACTGGGGGGACggcagcagctacagctccCG ggttccTGTCCTCGGGAATTCCGACTGTGTGTACCTGGCTGACAGGAGATTCAGGAGTGACAACTGCTCCCATGAGCGGCCGTATGTCTGCAGCAAGGCCCAAGCTCCCCTGTAA